The genomic DNA TCTAGTTTAAATTATTCTACACCCACCAAATTGTtatatttcaaactttttttttgtttttacttatAATCCGACAGTTGTGATCAAATTTAACGGTAAAAAAATTACAGCccaaaatcaaatctaatgtctaaaataatttttttaaaatcaaaattcactttatttatcaaaatttaaatattttaagattaaaatgttcatgaagataaattaggataatctacataaattttattttcaaaaaatttaccaaaaaaaattaggctaaaatcatcatttaataATCTTGGGCAAAAATTTTAAGTCATAACTATTGAAGAAGAAAAGCAGTTTATCGGTTATGActtaaatttttaagctttattcctaagagcaagtccacccctaaaaaatgcgctggcacctaACCCATTTAATCCACTCAGTGAACTGTGATAGACCCCGTGAATAGTTAAATTGGTCAAATGCATCTCAACCCCTAAAACTACATAGCCTagtcaaatttattaaaatattattaatttttattataaaataataattcaacctttaatttctgactttttaataaaataataatatttttattaaaatatttttaatttctgcatCTCCACCCTTCTTCCTCGTCGCTACCGTCGTCCACCCCTCCACTTCCCTTCCATTCCCACCGTCGCCTCCAAACCACCTCATCTCATCCTCTGACGTCGTCGCCATCCTGTCCTTCAAATCCCAAGCCGACCTCAACATCAAGCTCCTCTACACCCTCAACGAGCGCTTTGACTACTGCCAATGGTAGGGCATCAAGTGCACCCAGGGCCGCGTCGTCCGCTTCGTCCTCCCGTCCTTCTCTCTCCGACACCACGTTGGCGTCAAATGGGTTGTTCCATGGGTCTGTCAATTATGGGCTGGCCTATGGCCTGTTAGGCTGGGGTGGAGCAAAAAAAAGGGGAGGCCGGCCCATTTTTCAAGCTGGGTGTCAGCCTATCAGGCTGGGGTGGAATTGCTCTAAAGGTTAGAAATGGTCTAAttgtgaagaaaaataaaaatattttataaacactcatttttattttagcatcctgttaatttatgttatattttttttaaaaaaattatgcactttatttttcttctttagtCACATTTCTTTccattgatttttcttttacattattCAATTGAAAATACAGGGAAAGAAAAATGGGGCATgaaattattttcttgttttcatgttcatatttttttaagtaattgTTTTTTTCAGATTTGTTATGTGCACTTGTGGATGGATATCATTTTCTTTATGAACTGAACTCAATTTTGGGGAAAATGCCAATGGGAACATGTGATATATACTTGATTAattcgtttattttttttttataagcatTTTATTATTGCCTTATCATTATGTTAGTTggcaatatatataaaaaaatcgattttggtaattttgtctttataCCAAACCCAAAATTAAGATCTAGTGAAACTACCACGGGATGGATCAATGGTTCAGTACGAATTTCAGGCTCATATTTTGCACGGCATGTTCTAGATTCGATTCTTGTCACTGGTAAATCGTATGATAGTAGCTAGAGGAAGGCTAAAATGCAGTTATGAGTTTTCTCGGCTCTCGAAAAGATAAATTGTCATGGTGAACcccttttataaaaaaaaaaaagaaaaagaaaaaaaaaaaacgaagatAGATTGTTTATGATTACGGTCCTTGTAACGTGCATGAAGTCCTACATTCCTgctccaaactttttattttaatgcGCGGGAGAAAGCAACAAGCCGACAGCTAATTGTAGGTTTTGGATGATACTAGCAAGcgactcttttttctttattttttttttttttttgtgacattttgatTGAGAGCAATCAAACTAGCAAACTCTCTCCTAAAGAGAGAAATCAAACGAAATTCTAAGATAAATTTTGGAAATTATTtaaacagaaacaaaataaaaaaataaaattatgtagCCGCTCCACATCCTTTGAACATCCGAAAGCCATATCACATGATTCACACATATAATAGAAAATATCGTGTTGGTGAATCATGATGAACATAAAAttgattatttaataatttcatATACCTAATATCACTGCCCAGctactacacacacacacacacgcatcaTGATgaacataaaattaattatttaataatttcatATACCTAATATCACTGCCCAGctaccacacacacacacacacacacacacacacatatacatacatatatatatatatatatatatatatatatatatctatctatCTCAACTCCATGCATCCTCATTCGGCTCACTTAAAAGGTTAAACTCACTCACATTCGCACACACCACGTTAGTGACGATCAGTCGAAACTCAAGTATGGGATCGGGTTCCGAAACAGCGTCTCTAAAAATTCCTATCATTGATTTCACAAATAGTGGCAGTGGCACCACGCCAGACCAAGTAAGACATGCACTTGAAGAGTACGGTTGTTTCGTGGCGGCGTATGACAGAGTTCCGGCTCAACTTGTTGACAAGGTAATGGCCCAGTCTAAGGATCTGTTTGATCTGCCCACAGAAACCAAACTTAGCCACACTGGCGACGACGTACTCCGTGGATATATTGGACCAAGTCCTAGGCTTCCTTACTCCGAGACCTTTGCGATTAGTCATGCTACAAGCTTCCAAGATGTGCAGAATTTCATGAACCTCGTGTGGCCTGCTGGCAAAGATAACTTCTGGTaatattaatcaaattaatataTTATCGTTCGTGTTAATTTCTTATCACATATTTTGCAGACATTTGCGTGgaacatgtgtgtgtgtgtgtgtgtgtataatttttttggttcgTTCGCGTATATGTGACATAATATGGTTCTGAATTTGCTTGACTTCTATCTTCggtttaattattatttttttaataaatgtttGTTATATATGCATGTACATGTGCAGTGAAACTACTCACAGTTATGTGAAGTTGATAGAAGAGTTGGGTGAACGGGTGATGCGATTGTTGTTCGAAAGCTATGGTGTTGCAGCGAAGCACTATGAGTCCTTTGCTGCTTTCAATGACCACGTTTTTCGATTAATCAAGTATAGAGAAATGAAAGACATCGACATCACTGGTACTAGTGTTTGGTTTCCAAACCATAGCGACGCAAGCTTCATATCAATACTTTTCCAGCA from Pyrus communis chromosome 17, drPyrComm1.1, whole genome shotgun sequence includes the following:
- the LOC137721852 gene encoding deoxypodophyllotoxin synthase-like, with amino-acid sequence MGSGSETASLKIPIIDFTNSGSGTTPDQVRHALEEYGCFVAAYDRVPAQLVDKVMAQSKDLFDLPTETKLSHTGDDVLRGYIGPSPRLPYSETFAISHATSFQDVQNFMNLVWPAGKDNFCETTHSYVKLIEELGERVMRLLFESYGVAAKHYESFAAFNDHVFRLIKYREMKDIDITGTSVWFPNHSDASFISILFQHQIGGLEIKSKDGTFVGIDASPGHFIVFAGDMLQIWSNQRIKACNHRVRIWDVNVERCSVGIFIFNRGTIQPPEEVTDENHPLCYKPCDGLGYITFAFSNLDMTGRIKAYCGI